The following are encoded together in the Phocoena sinus isolate mPhoSin1 chromosome 11, mPhoSin1.pri, whole genome shotgun sequence genome:
- the C11H6orf62 gene encoding uncharacterized protein C6orf62 homolog isoform X2, with protein MSENPSDPVSPVVRKKKSALFEVSEVIPVMTNNYEENILKGVRDSSYSLESSIELLQKDVVQLHAPRYQSMRRDVIGCTQEMDFILWPRNDIEKIVCLLFSRWKESDEPFRPVQAKFEFHHGDYEKQFLHVLSRKDKTGIVVNNPNQSVFLFIDRQHLQTPKNKATIFKLCSICLYLPQEQLTHWAVGTIEDHLHPYMPE; from the exons ATGAGTGAAAACCCGAGTGATCCAGTGTCTCCCGTGGTGCGA aagaaaaaatcagCACTCTTTGAAGTGTCTGAGGTTATACCAGTCATGAcaaataattatgaagaaaatatcCTGAAAGGTGTGCGAGATTCCAGCTATTCCTTGGAAAGTTCCATAGAGCTTTTACAGAAGGATGTGGTACAGCTCCATGCTCCTCGATACCAGTCTATGAGAAGg gATGTAATTGGCTGTACTCAGGAGATGGATTTCATTCTTTGGCCTCGGAATGATATTGAAAAAATTGTCTGTCTCCTGTTCTCTCGGTGGAAAGAATCTGATGAGCCTTTTAGGCCTgttcag gCCAAATTTGAGTTTCATCACGGTGACTATGAAAAACAGTTTCTGCACGTACTGAGCCGAAAGGACAAGACTGGAATTGTTGTCAACAATCCTAACCAGTCAGTGTTTCTCTTCATTGACAGACAGCACTTGCAG ACTCCAAAAAACAAAGCTACAATCTTCAAGTTATGCAGCATCTGCCTCTACCTGCCACAGGAGCAGCTTACCCACTGGGCAGTTGGCACCATAGAGGATCACCTCCATCCTTATATGCCAGAATAG
- the C11H6orf62 gene encoding uncharacterized protein C6orf62 homolog isoform X1 — protein sequence MGDPNSRKKQALNRLRAQLRKKKESLADQFDFKMYIAFVFKEKKKKSALFEVSEVIPVMTNNYEENILKGVRDSSYSLESSIELLQKDVVQLHAPRYQSMRRDVIGCTQEMDFILWPRNDIEKIVCLLFSRWKESDEPFRPVQAKFEFHHGDYEKQFLHVLSRKDKTGIVVNNPNQSVFLFIDRQHLQTPKNKATIFKLCSICLYLPQEQLTHWAVGTIEDHLHPYMPE from the exons ATGGGGGACCCAAACTCCCGGAAGAAACAAGCTCTGAACAGACTACGTGCTcagcttagaaagaaaaaagaatctctaGCTGACCAGTTTGACTTCAAGATGTATATTGCCTTTGTATTCAAGGAGAAG aagaaaaaatcagCACTCTTTGAAGTGTCTGAGGTTATACCAGTCATGAcaaataattatgaagaaaatatcCTGAAAGGTGTGCGAGATTCCAGCTATTCCTTGGAAAGTTCCATAGAGCTTTTACAGAAGGATGTGGTACAGCTCCATGCTCCTCGATACCAGTCTATGAGAAGg gATGTAATTGGCTGTACTCAGGAGATGGATTTCATTCTTTGGCCTCGGAATGATATTGAAAAAATTGTCTGTCTCCTGTTCTCTCGGTGGAAAGAATCTGATGAGCCTTTTAGGCCTgttcag gCCAAATTTGAGTTTCATCACGGTGACTATGAAAAACAGTTTCTGCACGTACTGAGCCGAAAGGACAAGACTGGAATTGTTGTCAACAATCCTAACCAGTCAGTGTTTCTCTTCATTGACAGACAGCACTTGCAG ACTCCAAAAAACAAAGCTACAATCTTCAAGTTATGCAGCATCTGCCTCTACCTGCCACAGGAGCAGCTTACCCACTGGGCAGTTGGCACCATAGAGGATCACCTCCATCCTTATATGCCAGAATAG